GGGCGGCTGAAGGCAGTGACATTTACTATCAGGGTACGACAGACAAGACGCTCCCCGTTGATATGAAAATTACATATACTCTTGACGGCAAGACGGTCACTCCCGATGAAATCAAAGGCAAGAGCGGCAAGGTAACAATCCGCTTTGACTATACGAATAATGAAAAGCGTACCGTAAAGATTGACGGCAAGGATACGCAGATGTACGTTCCTTTCCTGATGGTAACAGGTACGGTTCTTGATAACGAGAAGTTCTCGAACGTAAAGGTAACCAACGGTAAGCTGGTAAATGACGGTGACAGATCGGCGGTTCTCGGATTTGCGCTTCCCGGTATGCAGGAAAACTTAGGACTTGACAAGGACGATTATGAAATTCCCTCATACGTTGAAATCAGTGCAGATGTCAAGGATTTCGAGCTTATGACCTGTATGACGGTAGGTACGACAGAGCTGTTCAACGAGGTCGATACCGACAAGCTCAATATGGACGATATTGACGGCACTATAAAGGAATTCACAGACGCTGTAGATCAGCTTTCAGACGGTTCTTCACAGCTGTATGACGGACTTGTTACACTGTTCGAAAAATCGGGCGAGCTTGCTGACGGTACAAAACAGCTTGCAGACGGTGCTGGCACTCTGTATGACGGCACAGGCACACTTGTAAACGGCACAAACGATTTAAAGAGCGGTGCGGATGAACTGAACGTAGGCGCAGTAAAGCTGAAGGACGGCACGGTTTCTCTGGTAGCCGGCATCAAGGATCTGAAAACAGGCGCTGAGGCTCTTGACAGCGGTGCAGGAAAGCTGAAGGAAGGCACATCTGCACTGGCAGGCGGTGCAAATGATCTTATCAAAGGTGCAGATAAGCTTAACAGCGGTGCGTCATCGCTTGACAGCGGCGCATCTCAGGTGGAGAACGGTGCAGGACAGGTAAGCGCAGGAGCTTCAGAGCTGAACGAAGGTCTTGGCGAGCTTTCATCAAACAGCGAACAGCTGAACGCAGGCGCAAAGCAGGTATTCGACACGCTGTTATCCACAGCCGAAACGCAGATAAAGGCATCCGGTCTTACCGTTTCAAAACTGACTATAAAGAATTACAAGACAGAGCTTAACAAGCTGGTAGATTCTCTTGACAAGGATAAGGTCTACACTCTTGCTTACAATACGGCACTCAAAACGGTAACTGCCGAGGTAGAAAAGAACAATGACGCTATAACAGCAGGCGTTACAAAAGCTGTACAGGCAAAGGTGCTTGAGGGTGTTCTCAAAGCCGCAGGCTTTAATATGACCGCAGAGCAGTACAATGCAGCAGTAAAGGCAGGACAGATACCCGAAGCCGTACAGGCTAAGGTAACAGCCGCAGTTTCCGCTCAGATGGCAACAGATGCTGTAAAGGCTCAGATAAGCACAAATGTTGAAGCACAGAAGAAACAGCTTATCGAGCAGAATATGAAAAGCGAAAAGGTCACAAAGCAGATAAACGAAGCTGTAGCAAAGGCTAAGGCAGGTCAGACAACGATAAAGAATCTTATCGCACAGCTTGATTCCTACAATCAGTTCTACACAGGACTTACTCAGTATACAGCAGGTGTTGACAGCGCCTATGACGGTTCAAAGACGCTGTCGGCAGGCGCAACACAGCTTTACAGCGGTACTAAAAATCTTCACAGCGGTGCTACACAGCTTAAAAGCGGCACACAGCAGCTTACAAGCGGCGGCTCAACACTTATCGCAGGTGTAAATCAGCTTGACAAAGGCGCAAGCGACCTTAAGGACGGTACGGCAAGCCTTGTAGCAGGCATCGGCACACTCTATGACGGTGCAACACAGCTTGACAACGGCGCAGGACAGTTAAAGGACGGTACGACAAGCCTTGTTGCAGGTGTAGGCACACTTCACAGCGGTGCATTACAGCTTCATGACGGTGCAGGCGACCTTAAAGACGGTGCCGATAAGCTCAATGACGGTGTGGCAACTCTTATTGACGGTGTAAAGCAGTTAAGGGACGGTGCTAAGGAGCTGAACGACGGTATGGATGAGTTCAACGAGAAGGCTGTCAAGAAGATAGTAGACGCTGTTGACGGCGATATTGCAGGACTTATCGACAAGCTGAAGGCTACGGTTGCTTTAGGCAAGGACTATGACACATTCGGCGGTAAGTCTGATAAGACAGAGGGCACTGTAAAGTTCATTTACAGAACAGAGAGCATCTCAGCCGACGATGAATAATCAATAACTTAATAAGTCAAAGGCTCTGACGGGAGAACGTTCCGTCGGAGCTTTTTTATTACAAATGTCATACGGGAAAATACCGTTTGTAACTGGTGAAATCCGCTTTGCAGGTGTATAATCGTTACAGTAAGATAAATAAACAGCCGAAAGGGGAATACTTATGATATTTGCAAGCGTAAACAACCTTGTCAAGAATTATGGCAATCACTGTGCCGTAGATAACCTCAGCTTCAATGTAAGCGAGGGCGAGATATTCGGACTTATAGGTCCTAATGGGGCAGGAAAGTCAACCACGATAAATATTATCACAACACTTGACGAAGCGACTTCGGGAAGTGTGACGATAGACGGTATGGATACAGTGAAGCAAAGAGCGGAGATAAGACGGATGATCGGATGCGTTCCGCAGGAGATTGCGGTGTACCCGTATCTTACCGCAAAGGAAAACGTTGAATTTTTCGCTTCACTGTACGGCTTCAAGGGCGAACAGCTTCATAAGAATGCTATGACAGCTCTCGAATTTGCGGGGCTTGCTGATAAGGCGGATATGAAGCCGAAGAAAATGTCGGGCGGTATGAAACGCAGACTTAACATTGCCTGCGGTATAGCACATAAGCCTAAGCTGATAGTTATGGACGAACCTACCGTAGGAGTTGACGCACAGTCAAGAGAGCATATAATGAGTTCGATAAAGAAACTGCGTGAAAGCGGTGCGACAGTAATATATACCTCGCACTATATGCACGAGGTAGAGGAAATCTGCGACAGAGTCGCTATAATTGACAAAGGCAGGCTTGTGGCAGAAGGTACACAGCAGGAACTTATAACGATGATAACCGACAGCTGTACGGTACATATCACCACAAAGCAGTGCGACAGCGAAACAAGAAGCAGAGTATCAAGGGCTGTTTCCTGCCTGCCCGATGTAAACAGGGTGCAATTTAACGACAATATGATAAGCGTAGATATGAGCATAAGCTGTAACGATATTTCACACGTTATAAGCGAGCTTGTAAAGCAAAATCTGCCTGTAATCGAGATAAGCACGGAAAAGCCGGATATGGACGCTGTGTTCCTGTCGCTTACAGGACACGAGATACGTTAAGGAGCGGAAATATGCTTAGTTTGATAATAAAACAGATTAGGGAGTATTTCAGAAGCCCCGCAAACGTATTCATGGGGCTTTTCTTCCCGGTACTGCTGGTATTCTTTCTCGGAACAATGCTTCAGAATCTTGATATAGCAGATTATGACATAGGAGAAATTAAACTGCAATACAGTGTTGCGCAAACAAACGAGCAAAGCGGAAAGGCATTTGCCGAGTTTCTTGACAATATCAATATGATAAAGGCGGAAAAGGCAAGCGATGAAAAAGCCGCACTGAGCCTTACCGATAAGGGCGATATAGACGCATATATAGAGCTTAAAAACGGGGAAATCCTGTTATACTGTGGCAGAAACGAAATTGCAAACAGGGCGCTCGGCTCGGTGCTGAATTCTTTCATTGCGGTATCAGATACATATTATAAAATAGCATCGACCGACCCGTCACTGCTTATGAATACAGATACCGATACCGAAAAGTCATTTGTAGAGCAGGACGGACTTGGCGTTACACGGAGTATGATGGATTATTATGCGGTGAGTATGGCGGTAATGATGATATTCATGTCGCATATGATAATGGGCAGTACGGCTCTCAAGGACGAGGAAAGGATATTCACCCTGCAGCGTCTTTATCTGTCACCTGTCGGCAAAGTAAAGCTGTTTTTCGGAAAGCTCATCGGTACGCTTCCCTCCGCTGTTATAGGAAATGCGGTGATAATGCTTTTTTCGGTGTTTGTGTTCGGTGCGAAATACTGCGACAGCTTTGTCGGAAACCTTATCCTGTTCCTGCTGTTCTCCTGCTGCTCACTTGCGACGATAGCTGTAGGTATGCTGATAGGGGTACTGATAAAAATACCTGCGGAGAGCATCGTGATACCGCTTACATGGGCATTGCTGTTCTTCTCAGGCTCGTTTTCAAAGCAGGTATTTATCGAAGGGCTCAGCGACAAGCTGCCGCCTTATATCGTTCAGCAGGCGGCATTCAGACTTACTCTTTACGGTGAAAGCGACAGTGCGTTGGCGGTAATTGCGGTATGCCTTGCCGTGACGGTTGCGGTATCGCTTATCGGTGCGGCAATATTCCGTGTAAAAAAATCCGTCTGAAAGGGGAGCGTATTATGAATAATATAAGAACGGTATTTTTCGGTATGCTGAAGCGTCTTAAATACGCACTTGTAATCGCACTTCTTGTAGGGGCAGGCAGTATAGGGCTTTATTACTGCGGCAGACCGATAGCAAACGTGTTCTCGGTAAACGACAAGATAGACATTGCCCTTACCGATAACGATAAATCGGAGCTTTCCGCAATGCTGAAAAGCTATCTCAGCGACAGGATAAATATGAACATTATCGAGGACGGCAAAGAAAAATTCAATGATAAATTGATTAACCGTGACGTTTCTGCTATAATAGAGATACCGCAGGGCTTTGAAAAGAATGTAATCGGCGGAAAAGACGTGAAGATAAAATCCACCACTCTTGACGATTACGAAAACGGCGCTTATATCTCGGTATATATCGAAGGCTTTATGAGAAGCGTCAATATTGCCGCAAATGCCGCAAAAGGCGATGCAGAGCTGTTTTCGAGAATTATGAACAGCGATGCCGCCGACACAAAGCTCACTAAGGAAAATGCGGTAATATCCGACAGGGAGGACGAATATGTCTCTGCAGGCTTTAAGTTCTCCGAAGGATTTATGATAATGCTTGTCACAGCTATCGGCATATTTATCACACTTGCGGTAATGGAAGACAGGCAGTACGGAACATACAGCAGAATGGCTGTTTCATCTGTAACGGGCGTACAGTACATTGTCGGAACGCTTGGGGCAAGCGTGCTTATATCCTTTACGGCACTTGTCATTTTACCGCTGTACCTGCTTATCACGGGCGCTCAGATGACAGCCGGCTATCCGCTTGTGTTTGCCGCCGTAATAATCTACTCGCTGTTCAACTCGGCATTATCAATAATGCTCGCACAGCTGATAAGCTCAAAGCAGGCTCTTGCCACGCTTTCGGGCTGTATTACCTCGATAGGCGCTCTGCTCGGCGGTGCGTGGTTTCCGATAGACGAAACGGCAGGTATGCTGAAATATCTGTCATATATCACGCCGCAATACTGGTATGTCTGCTTTATGTCGGGCGAGGCTGAACAGCCTGTGATAAACATCTGCGTGCTTATACTCTACACATTGCTTATAATGCTTGCAAGCGCCGCACTTTTCGGCAGAAAGTCGGTAGTTTCAAAGGCGTAACGAAAGGAATACGAATTGTCACTTATATATCTTGTATTCAAACTCACGGCAACAGCCGCATTCGGCACTATGAATATAATGAATAACTGTGATTCGGGCGATACGGTGCTTACCGTACTCGCCTTTTCCTGCTTTGCTCTGGCTGAATATCTGCTGTCGGTGCTTAAAAAGTCGGATAAAGCGGCGGCGGTCTGTTCGTGCGTTTCGGCTTTTATCGCATTTCTTATATACAGCGACAATCTGATATTCGTGCTGTGCTTTGCCGTGATCTTTGCTGTAGATAAATTCGGTGCGGGAAAGTATTTCCGACATATCGGCGCTGTTTCGGTACTGCTTGTTCTTTTCATAGTAAAACCGCCGTTTATTGATGTTCTGATACTTATTATAATGCTTGTGGCATTCACTGTCACCCATATTACCGCAGGACAGCTTATCAAATGCCGTGAACAGCTTGCAGAAAGCAGAGAGGAAACTGTTCGCCTCAACCGCAGGATAGCAAGCCTTGAAGAATACGCCAAAACAGCAAAGAAATCTGCGGCTGTCGAAGAACGCAGACGGTTTTCAGCAAGGATACACGATAAGCTCGGACACAGCATTTCAGGAAGTATAATTCTGCTTGAGGCGGCAAAGCTGAACATCAGGACAAACCCCGACAGTGCGGAGCAATGTATTACTACAGTAACCGATAATCTCAGAAGCGGCGTTGACGATATAAGGCAGGCATTGCGTGAGGAACGTCCCGACAGCAAAACAATAGGAATAAGCGAGCTTAAAGAGATACTCGGTGAATATAAGGCAAAATATAACATAAGGACAACGCTTGAAATCAAGGGTGATGCGGACAGAATCACATTCCGCATATGGAACTGCATAAAGGAAAATCTCGTTGAAACGCTTACAAATACGCTCAAGCATTCGGGAGCGGACGAATTTTCGCTGAAAATATCGGTTATGAACAAGGTGATCCGTGCCGAGTTCAAGGATAACGGCAAAGGAAGCGACAGCTTCAGAAAGGGTACGGGTCTTACGGCGATAGAGGAGCGAACGGTGCTTACGGACGGAAAGTGCATATTTCCTGCACAGACGGACGGATTTTCGGTAGTAAACATATTCAGTCTGAAAGAGGAGAACGTATGAAGATAATTATCGCAGATGACGACAGCATAATCCGTGAGGGGCTTAAGATGATAATCTCGTCACAGCCTGATTTCGAGGTGACAGGTGTCGCCTGCAACGGTGCAGAAGCGGTAGAGCTTTGCAGGAAATACAAGACCGATATAGCGCTGCTTGATATAAGAATGCCCGTTATGGACGGCATTGAAGCCGCAAAGATAATGCTTGAAGAAAATCTCTGCAAGCCGCTTTTGCTGACAACGTTTGACGAGCAGGAGCTTATACAGCGTGCGCTTAAAGTCGGGGTCAGCGGCTATATTCTCAAAAACACGCAGACAGACGGGATTTTCAGTGCGCTGAGGACGGTATATAACGGCGGTACGGTATTCCAGCAGGATATTCTGTCGTATATCCGTGACGCCGCAGTAAAATGCTACGGCAAGAGCGCCGTTTTCGGTCTGCTTACCGAAAGAGAGCTTGATATAGTAAAGCTGATTGCAGACGGCTGTTCGAACGCAGAAATTGCCGAAAAGCTGTTTTTGTCAAACGGTACGGTGAGAAATTATATCAGCGTTATACTTGAAAAAACAGGTCTTGAACACAGGACGCAGATAGCGGTAAGGTATCTTAAGGGCGATGAATAAATAGCTCCCGTAAGCCGACAAAACGGTTTACGGGAGTTTTCGTTTATGTGATTTTATAAAGATATTCGTTGCCTCTTTTGCCGATATAATCAATTACTCCGACATATTGCAGTATTTTGATTGTGATGCCTGCATCGCCTGAACGCATACACCTTCTGAATTCTTTAAGCGTAAATGTTTCGGGTAATCCTTCGGGGATAAAGCATCGGTAGCTGTCGCTGTCCTCAAGAAACGTAAGGCGAAGCAGGGAGGTGGGAACGGCTACCTTTCTGTCTGTCTTTCTGCGTTTCATATCCTTTGCGCAATAGCGAAGATTTTCTACGGCTATATCCGCAATGCAGACGGTCAGATTCGGATCGTTCAGGTACTGCCTGATTCGGTACAGTTCAAGGAAAAAATCGGTCATATCGCTTGCGGTAACGTTCCGTCCGCTGCTGAGTATCTCGCCTGTCGCCTTATCGACATAATTAAGACGGCTCTTTTTATGAAAAGGGTAGACTATCGTAACGTGCGAGGCTTTGAGGAACGTATTCAGCTTAGGTACAAGATAGCTGAAGTTTGCCGTCTGTATCTCAAAAATTCCGTTCTCGGTAACAAGGTCGGCAAAGTAACTGCCTATCTTTATTTCCTTATCGAAAAGAGTGGCGGCAAAATAGCTTTTC
This window of the [Eubacterium] siraeum genome carries:
- a CDS encoding histidine kinase translates to MSLIYLVFKLTATAAFGTMNIMNNCDSGDTVLTVLAFSCFALAEYLLSVLKKSDKAAAVCSCVSAFIAFLIYSDNLIFVLCFAVIFAVDKFGAGKYFRHIGAVSVLLVLFIVKPPFIDVLILIIMLVAFTVTHITAGQLIKCREQLAESREETVRLNRRIASLEEYAKTAKKSAAVEERRRFSARIHDKLGHSISGSIILLEAAKLNIRTNPDSAEQCITTVTDNLRSGVDDIRQALREERPDSKTIGISELKEILGEYKAKYNIRTTLEIKGDADRITFRIWNCIKENLVETLTNTLKHSGADEFSLKISVMNKVIRAEFKDNGKGSDSFRKGTGLTAIEERTVLTDGKCIFPAQTDGFSVVNIFSLKEENV
- a CDS encoding response regulator transcription factor, with amino-acid sequence MKIIIADDDSIIREGLKMIISSQPDFEVTGVACNGAEAVELCRKYKTDIALLDIRMPVMDGIEAAKIMLEENLCKPLLLTTFDEQELIQRALKVGVSGYILKNTQTDGIFSALRTVYNGGTVFQQDILSYIRDAAVKCYGKSAVFGLLTERELDIVKLIADGCSNAEIAEKLFLSNGTVRNYISVILEKTGLEHRTQIAVRYLKGDE
- a CDS encoding ABC transporter ATP-binding protein translates to MIFASVNNLVKNYGNHCAVDNLSFNVSEGEIFGLIGPNGAGKSTTINIITTLDEATSGSVTIDGMDTVKQRAEIRRMIGCVPQEIAVYPYLTAKENVEFFASLYGFKGEQLHKNAMTALEFAGLADKADMKPKKMSGGMKRRLNIACGIAHKPKLIVMDEPTVGVDAQSREHIMSSIKKLRESGATVIYTSHYMHEVEEICDRVAIIDKGRLVAEGTQQELITMITDSCTVHITTKQCDSETRSRVSRAVSCLPDVNRVQFNDNMISVDMSISCNDISHVISELVKQNLPVIEISTEKPDMDAVFLSLTGHEIR
- a CDS encoding ABC transporter permease, whose translation is MLSLIIKQIREYFRSPANVFMGLFFPVLLVFFLGTMLQNLDIADYDIGEIKLQYSVAQTNEQSGKAFAEFLDNINMIKAEKASDEKAALSLTDKGDIDAYIELKNGEILLYCGRNEIANRALGSVLNSFIAVSDTYYKIASTDPSLLMNTDTDTEKSFVEQDGLGVTRSMMDYYAVSMAVMMIFMSHMIMGSTALKDEERIFTLQRLYLSPVGKVKLFFGKLIGTLPSAVIGNAVIMLFSVFVFGAKYCDSFVGNLILFLLFSCCSLATIAVGMLIGVLIKIPAESIVIPLTWALLFFSGSFSKQVFIEGLSDKLPPYIVQQAAFRLTLYGESDSALAVIAVCLAVTVAVSLIGAAIFRVKKSV
- a CDS encoding ABC transporter permease, with the protein product MNNIRTVFFGMLKRLKYALVIALLVGAGSIGLYYCGRPIANVFSVNDKIDIALTDNDKSELSAMLKSYLSDRINMNIIEDGKEKFNDKLINRDVSAIIEIPQGFEKNVIGGKDVKIKSTTLDDYENGAYISVYIEGFMRSVNIAANAAKGDAELFSRIMNSDAADTKLTKENAVISDREDEYVSAGFKFSEGFMIMLVTAIGIFITLAVMEDRQYGTYSRMAVSSVTGVQYIVGTLGASVLISFTALVILPLYLLITGAQMTAGYPLVFAAVIIYSLFNSALSIMLAQLISSKQALATLSGCITSIGALLGGAWFPIDETAGMLKYLSYITPQYWYVCFMSGEAEQPVINICVLILYTLLIMLASAALFGRKSVVSKA